A single window of Deltaproteobacteria bacterium DNA harbors:
- a CDS encoding TonB-dependent receptor, producing MRIRSALLLGFLILVIPRWSVAHGGVAPGLVGDPSNPASGAKVTLDGAGRLLAVEEDSNADGVPDLWNRYEAGRLARQERDLNGDGRLDYWLYVEPATGKPFRGEMDGDFDGRADTDEEYRDGSVVRQRVDTNHDGLYDAAYHGYAGSLTLIEQDTDLDGRFDRWTYFEASRSSITVLDDRDRDGFPEHRVRVVAGEVVEDSDRTPPPATENAVAEPDVPDGALEEVEVRARRATSAAGDYSVRDRDFRSFPHANPSDLVRLVPGIHVSQHTGGAKAYQYFLRGFDAEHGQDLAAYFDGVPLNESSQVHGHGYLDLHFLIPETVAAMRIVKGPYDPEFGNFATAGAVVFVPRRSSEHREISTTAGMFGTARVYAGGGVLADPYIAHIAAETDHTEGTTDPGFADAARGFGSHTWLPGSTTLNLTSAHYGQRSAAADVIPAKWVDDGRIGRFDGMDASDRVTSNRHLVSATLDHDAGNQSIRAQGYFDYKRSAIFSNYTFYLLNPTLGDQQEMRDNRDTAGMNLRYMREDKAGTLRFISSAGAQWKLADVDQVLANTTERVRFNVINDLRFTENEIGVWVKEEARLARWLTLVPGARFDAIAYAGDGTQDERFFNIYTNLADTRQDVPRDWNETASIVSPKISTIFAPVPDWNIYVNYGEGFFSNTSLQMANDPEPTIPKVRGGEIGSRVWAWGDRFTIAGSGWFANKETDLVFDPQTGITSTKAETERRGVDGEVRLSPWKPLYLATDAAYVDARFADTGERIPNGPIFLMTNGIGVSDLAGWRGMIRGRYMGERELDQGDFADPYYVTDVVVGYDAKTWGAELAIDNVFDVEWEDAVFSYETRPEPNGETVNGIHYTAGTPFFARATVTARF from the coding sequence ATGCGAATTCGATCGGCGCTGCTTCTGGGTTTCCTGATCCTTGTGATTCCCCGCTGGTCCGTGGCCCACGGCGGCGTCGCGCCCGGACTCGTCGGCGATCCGTCGAATCCCGCGTCCGGTGCGAAGGTCACACTCGACGGCGCGGGGCGGCTGCTCGCGGTCGAGGAAGACTCGAACGCGGATGGCGTGCCCGATCTTTGGAACCGCTACGAGGCGGGGCGGCTCGCGCGGCAGGAGCGCGACCTGAACGGCGATGGGCGGCTCGACTACTGGCTCTACGTCGAACCGGCGACCGGCAAGCCGTTTCGCGGCGAGATGGACGGCGATTTCGACGGGCGCGCGGATACCGACGAGGAATACCGCGACGGCAGCGTCGTCCGCCAGCGCGTGGACACGAACCACGATGGGCTCTACGACGCGGCGTATCACGGCTACGCGGGTTCGCTGACGCTGATCGAGCAGGACACGGATCTGGACGGGCGCTTCGACCGCTGGACGTACTTCGAGGCGTCGCGCTCGTCGATCACGGTGCTCGACGACCGTGACCGCGACGGCTTTCCCGAGCACCGTGTACGCGTGGTGGCGGGCGAGGTGGTCGAAGACAGCGACCGCACGCCGCCACCCGCGACCGAAAACGCCGTGGCCGAACCAGACGTGCCTGACGGCGCGCTGGAAGAAGTCGAGGTCCGCGCGCGGCGCGCCACGTCCGCGGCGGGCGACTACAGCGTGCGCGACCGCGATTTCCGCAGCTTCCCCCACGCGAACCCAAGCGATCTGGTGCGTCTCGTGCCCGGCATCCACGTGTCGCAGCACACCGGCGGCGCGAAGGCGTATCAATATTTCCTGCGCGGATTCGACGCCGAGCACGGGCAGGATCTCGCCGCGTATTTCGACGGCGTACCGCTGAACGAATCCTCGCAGGTGCACGGCCACGGCTACCTCGATCTGCACTTTCTGATTCCGGAGACCGTCGCCGCCATGCGCATCGTCAAAGGCCCCTACGACCCCGAGTTCGGCAACTTCGCCACGGCGGGCGCGGTGGTGTTTGTGCCGCGCCGATCGAGCGAACATCGCGAAATCTCAACCACGGCGGGGATGTTCGGTACGGCGCGTGTCTATGCGGGCGGCGGCGTATTGGCCGATCCCTACATTGCGCACATCGCCGCCGAGACCGACCACACCGAGGGCACCACCGATCCCGGGTTCGCCGACGCGGCGCGCGGCTTCGGTTCGCACACCTGGCTGCCGGGTTCGACCACGCTCAATCTCACGAGCGCGCATTACGGCCAACGCAGCGCGGCCGCCGACGTGATCCCCGCGAAGTGGGTGGACGACGGACGCATCGGACGCTTCGACGGCATGGACGCGTCGGACCGCGTGACGAGCAACCGGCATCTGGTGAGCGCGACACTCGATCACGACGCGGGCAATCAGAGCATCCGCGCGCAGGGATATTTCGACTACAAGCGCAGCGCGATTTTCTCCAACTACACGTTCTATCTGTTGAACCCGACTCTCGGGGATCAGCAGGAGATGCGCGACAACCGCGACACGGCCGGCATGAACCTGCGCTACATGCGCGAGGACAAGGCCGGGACGCTGCGTTTCATTTCGAGCGCGGGCGCGCAGTGGAAGCTCGCCGATGTGGATCAGGTGCTCGCGAACACGACGGAGCGCGTGCGTTTCAACGTCATCAACGATCTGCGTTTCACGGAAAACGAAATCGGCGTGTGGGTGAAGGAAGAGGCGCGGCTCGCGCGTTGGCTGACACTGGTGCCCGGCGCGCGCTTCGACGCGATCGCCTACGCGGGCGACGGCACGCAGGACGAGCGCTTCTTCAACATCTACACGAATCTGGCCGACACCCGGCAGGACGTGCCGCGCGACTGGAACGAGACCGCCTCGATCGTGAGCCCGAAGATCTCGACGATCTTCGCGCCGGTGCCCGACTGGAATATTTACGTCAACTACGGTGAGGGGTTTTTCTCGAATACCAGCTTGCAGATGGCGAACGACCCGGAGCCGACCATCCCCAAGGTGCGCGGCGGCGAGATCGGCTCGCGCGTGTGGGCGTGGGGCGACCGCTTCACCATCGCGGGATCGGGTTGGTTCGCAAACAAGGAGACCGATCTCGTCTTCGATCCGCAAACGGGGATCACGTCCACCAAGGCCGAGACCGAGCGGCGCGGCGTGGACGGCGAGGTGCGTCTGTCGCCCTGGAAGCCGCTGTATCTGGCGACCGACGCGGCCTATGTGGACGCGCGTTTCGCCGACACCGGCGAACGCATTCCCAACGGGCCGATCTTTCTGATGACGAACGGCATCGGCGTGTCGGATCTCGCCGGATGGCGGGGCATGATCCGGGGGCGCTACATGGGCGAGCGCGAACTGGATCAGGGCGACTTCGCCGACCCGTACTACGTGACCGACGTGGTCGTCGGCTACGACGCGAAAACCTGGGGCGCGGAACTGGCCATCGACAACGTGTTCGACGTCGAGTGGGAAGACGCGGTGTTTTCATACGAGACGCGCCCCGAGCCGAATGGCGAGACGGTGAACGGCATTCATTACACGGCGGGCACGCCGTTTTTCGCGCGGGCGACTGTGACCGCGAGATTTTGA
- a CDS encoding transcriptional repressor, giving the protein MHRVIEDLRAHGIAPTPQRIAVAEFVLRTHEHPTADTVWDRVRERMPTVSRATVYNTLNLFVEKGLLRTQVLKEGTVVFDPHVERHHHFIDEKTGEIVDIPWNALRVAGANALDGFDVHEFQVVLRGTRRKR; this is encoded by the coding sequence ATGCACCGCGTGATCGAAGACCTGCGCGCCCACGGAATCGCGCCGACCCCGCAGCGGATCGCCGTCGCCGAGTTCGTGCTGCGCACGCACGAGCACCCGACGGCGGACACGGTGTGGGACCGCGTGCGTGAGCGCATGCCCACCGTTTCGCGGGCGACGGTCTACAACACGCTCAATCTTTTCGTCGAAAAGGGCCTGCTGCGAACGCAGGTGCTCAAAGAAGGCACGGTCGTCTTCGATCCGCACGTCGAGCGGCACCACCATTTCATAGACGAAAAGACCGGAGAGATCGTGGACATTCCGTGGAACGCTTTGCGTGTCGCGGGGGCGAACGCGCTCGATGGTTTCGATGTCCACGAGTTTCAGGTCGTGCTCAGAGGCACGCGCCGCAAGCGTTAG
- a CDS encoding catalase — MKPKTLTTAAGIPVADNQNALTAGPRGPVLAQDWQLFEKHAHFNRERIPERVVHAKGSGAYGTLTITHDVSRYTRASLFAKVGKTTPCFLRFSTVAGEKGAADAERDVRGFALKFYTDEGNWDLVGNNTPVFFIRDPYKFPDFIHTQKRDPRSNLRSATAMWDFWSLSPESLHQITILFSDRGLPRSYRHVNGYGSHTYSFVNAAGERFWVKFHFKTAQKIQCVTDEEAEKMVGANRETHQRDLFESIERGEFPRWNMKIQVMTEVEAEKTSYNPFDLTKVWPHAEFPLIDVGVLELNRNPENYFAEVEQAAFSPGNVVPGIGHSPDKMLQFRIVSYADAHRYRLGVNHESLPVNKPQCPVHSYHRDGAMRFDGNGGGSVNYEPNSFGGPAQDAAFREPPLPIAGDADRYDHRDGNDDFTQAGNLYRLMPQAERDRLHRALAGAMRGVPEEITLRQLAHFEKADPAYAAGIRAARKALG; from the coding sequence ATGAAACCAAAGACGCTCACCACCGCGGCGGGGATTCCCGTCGCCGACAACCAGAACGCGCTGACGGCGGGCCCGCGCGGGCCGGTGCTGGCGCAGGACTGGCAACTGTTCGAAAAGCACGCCCACTTCAACCGCGAGCGCATTCCCGAGCGCGTCGTGCATGCCAAGGGCTCGGGCGCGTACGGCACGCTGACCATCACGCACGACGTGTCGCGCTACACCAGGGCGTCGTTGTTCGCCAAGGTCGGCAAGACCACACCGTGCTTTTTGCGTTTCTCGACCGTCGCCGGTGAAAAGGGCGCGGCCGACGCCGAGCGCGACGTGCGCGGCTTCGCGCTGAAGTTCTACACCGACGAGGGCAACTGGGATCTCGTCGGCAACAACACGCCCGTCTTCTTCATCCGCGACCCCTACAAGTTCCCGGACTTCATCCACACGCAAAAGCGCGACCCGCGCTCGAACCTGCGCAGCGCCACGGCGATGTGGGATTTCTGGTCGCTCTCGCCCGAGAGTCTGCACCAGATCACGATCCTGTTTTCCGACCGCGGCCTGCCGCGCAGCTACCGCCACGTCAACGGCTACGGCAGCCACACCTACAGCTTCGTCAACGCGGCGGGCGAGCGGTTCTGGGTGAAGTTTCACTTCAAGACCGCGCAAAAGATCCAGTGCGTGACCGATGAGGAAGCCGAAAAGATGGTCGGCGCGAACCGCGAGACGCACCAGCGCGACCTGTTCGAGTCGATCGAGCGCGGCGAGTTCCCGCGCTGGAACATGAAGATCCAGGTGATGACCGAGGTCGAGGCCGAGAAGACCTCGTACAACCCCTTCGATCTGACCAAGGTCTGGCCGCACGCCGAGTTTCCGCTGATCGACGTGGGCGTGCTCGAACTGAACCGCAACCCCGAGAACTACTTCGCCGAGGTCGAGCAGGCGGCGTTCTCGCCGGGCAACGTGGTGCCTGGCATCGGCCACAGCCCCGACAAAATGCTCCAGTTCCGCATCGTGTCCTATGCCGACGCGCACCGCTATCGCCTGGGCGTGAACCACGAGTCGCTGCCGGTCAACAAGCCGCAATGCCCCGTTCACAGCTATCACCGTGACGGCGCGATGCGTTTCGACGGCAACGGCGGCGGGTCGGTGAACTACGAGCCCAACAGCTTCGGCGGCCCGGCGCAGGACGCGGCTTTTCGCGAGCCGCCGCTGCCGATCGCCGGCGACGCGGACCGCTACGACCACCGCGACGGCAACGACGATTTCACGCAGGCGGGAAACCTCTACCGGCTGATGCCGCAGGCCGAGCGCGACCGCCTGCACAGGGCCCTCGCCGGCGCCATGCGCGGCGTGCCCGAGGAGATCACCCTGCGCCAGCTCGCGCATTTCGAGAAAGCCGACCCGGCGTACGCCGCCGGCATCCGCGCCGCGCGCAAAGCCCTGGGCTGA
- the dcm gene encoding DNA (cytosine-5-)-methyltransferase gives MCYRIPNMESPVAIRPNGRANGAVQQRQVSDRDPRPGAFRFIDLFAGIGGLRTGFEAIGGTCVFTSEWNEYSRRTYLANHRVDHPIAGDLTRIRESEIPDHDVLLAGFPCQPFSIAGVSKKNALKRPHGFQCELQGNLFFDVARILAFHRPRAFLLENVKNLVSHDGGKTFRVIHRTLTEDLGYRIHWRVIDAKPWVPQHRERIFIVGFREPSDFSLDDLRAPTASSGPTLSAVLHPEDGSEVVEPPYTVGPRGAVSPKYGLSEHLWNYLREYAEKHRAKGNGFGFGLNGPGDVARTLSARYFKDGSEILIRRAGKQTPRRLTPRECARLMGFDRPGREPFVIPVSDTQAYRQFGNAVVVPVVEAVARCMAPYIGGEETVSPPVRSRRIQLGLGIG, from the coding sequence ATGTGCTATAGAATCCCTAACATGGAATCCCCCGTCGCCATCAGACCGAATGGCCGCGCAAACGGTGCGGTCCAGCAACGTCAAGTGAGCGATCGAGACCCGAGGCCGGGCGCGTTTCGATTCATCGACCTCTTTGCGGGGATCGGCGGACTTCGAACCGGGTTCGAGGCCATCGGCGGTACATGCGTCTTCACGTCGGAGTGGAACGAGTACAGTCGGCGAACCTACTTGGCCAATCACCGAGTGGATCATCCCATCGCGGGGGACTTAACGCGCATCCGGGAGAGTGAGATTCCCGATCACGACGTGTTGCTCGCGGGCTTTCCGTGCCAGCCGTTCTCGATCGCCGGGGTTTCCAAGAAAAATGCTCTGAAGAGACCGCACGGTTTTCAATGTGAGCTACAGGGGAATCTCTTCTTCGACGTTGCGAGGATTCTGGCTTTTCATCGACCGCGCGCCTTTCTCCTGGAGAACGTCAAGAATCTCGTCAGTCACGACGGCGGAAAAACGTTCCGCGTCATCCATCGGACGCTGACGGAGGATCTTGGGTACCGGATTCACTGGCGCGTCATCGACGCCAAGCCTTGGGTTCCGCAACACCGGGAACGGATCTTCATCGTGGGCTTTCGCGAGCCAAGCGACTTCTCATTGGACGATCTCCGCGCCCCGACCGCTTCGAGCGGACCGACGCTCTCCGCAGTCCTTCATCCGGAAGACGGAAGCGAAGTCGTCGAACCTCCGTACACCGTTGGACCTCGCGGTGCCGTCTCGCCGAAATACGGACTCAGCGAGCACCTGTGGAACTATCTTCGTGAATACGCCGAGAAGCATCGCGCGAAGGGCAACGGATTCGGATTCGGTCTCAACGGTCCGGGGGACGTCGCAAGGACTCTGTCCGCCCGATACTTCAAGGATGGCTCGGAAATCCTGATACGGCGCGCGGGGAAGCAGACGCCGAGGCGACTTACGCCACGGGAGTGCGCCCGCCTGATGGGCTTCGACCGACCGGGGCGCGAACCGTTTGTCATTCCGGTGTCCGACACGCAGGCATATCGACAGTTCGGCAACGCCGTGGTCGTGCCCGTCGTGGAGGCCGTCGCAAGGTGCATGGCCCCGTATATCGGGGGTGAAGAGACGGTGTCGCCGCCGGTTCGGTCTCGACGGATACAACTGGGCTTGGGCATTGGCTGA
- the vsr gene encoding DNA mismatch endonuclease Vsr produces the protein MADILDRASRSRLMSGIRSKNTRIEISLRRGLHARGFRYRLHDPKIPGRPDLAFPKYGATVFINGCFWHGHDCELYRLPKTRTEFWRKNIETNVQRDHRVKTELAKLGWRQFVIWECSIRGTGRRDFDAVIDNVAAWLRSVRHFGQIRGRRT, from the coding sequence TTGGCTGACATTCTCGATCGTGCATCCAGAAGCCGTCTGATGTCGGGGATTCGTTCGAAAAATACCCGGATCGAGATCAGTCTCCGCCGGGGTCTGCACGCGCGGGGATTTCGGTATCGCCTCCATGACCCGAAGATCCCCGGCAGACCGGACCTCGCATTTCCGAAATACGGTGCGACGGTCTTCATCAACGGCTGCTTCTGGCACGGTCACGACTGCGAGTTGTACCGGCTCCCGAAAACCCGAACTGAATTCTGGCGAAAAAACATCGAAACGAATGTCCAACGGGACCATCGGGTAAAGACGGAATTGGCCAAGCTTGGATGGCGTCAATTCGTGATCTGGGAGTGCTCCATCCGCGGAACTGGTCGGAGGGATTTCGACGCCGTCATCGACAATGTCGCCGCGTGGTTGCGTTCCGTTCGCCACTTCGGGCAAATCCGGGGTCGCCGGACATGA